aaaaaaaaaataaaaaataaaaaaaaaatatatatatatatatatattcacgtGTCAGTGTATTGGAATAATCAACAACTTTTTTATCAGAGTTTGAACTATGAGAAAAGTTTGATAAAAGTAGCCCAAAACTTTTCAACATTGTCGGATTTGTCCCCCATAAAAGGGATTAAAGAAAAGTGCCTTTTGTTTGTATGTgtctaaaaaatattatttttgtttaaaaaaaaacatcaaaatcaaagttcccattatttttttttacatataaaaaGCATATATTATCTTCTGGTTGTGAATAAAGTTAAACCCCTTTAAGTTTGTACCTTGGATTTGTTTTTCTCTTTGTGTCTTTCACTATTCAATTTTTCCCCTTTTTCTCAAATATTTACTAATTAAATAGTTCTCATTTAGATGTGTATTTCAAAATCTTAAGTTGATACATAGTATTATGGGGGAAAAAGATCCAATATTTctcatatatttattaaaattgagCAATTTTGTTGTGTTAAACTTTGAATCTAATATTGCTCTGTCATTAGCAAATCGTTTTGTATTTACTCTTATAATTAATGAAGTTTCATTGTGAAATTGATGTACACCACATGATTGAATTGTCCGAGAGAGAAAAAAGATCCAAATTTATCCTTCGACTTCTGATTTTTGATCTAAAATTAACCTCAGATCGAAactccaacaaaaataaagaacacATATGAAACTTTTTCTTATGACCAAAGTTCCTTTGAAAAGTGTGAATAAGTTAAATTCCTTTTAAGTTTATACCTTGGATTTGTTTTCCTCTTTGTGTCTTTTACTATACAATCTATACTCTTTTTCTAACATATCACATTAAAGTTTAAGTCTCTAGGGTTGTCTTTTACTGAACTTTTTAAACCATTTTCTTCTTGGAATCACTAGtgattttatttcctttttggcTATTTTCTTCTTGGCATTTTTTCATTTCTGGCCATTTCCTCTTTATCTTTCACATGAATAGGGATATGGGACTTGTTAGAGTTTTTTAATAAATAGAAAAGGACAAAATTAGATTATGACTCTTTAAATGAAAAGTGGATGTGGCCAATTGATTGTCCATGATGAGGTTTTGGGGCTGGCATATGCATGGCATTGGCAAATAAATGTTTGGAATGTGACATtcctttcttaaattttgtgacCAAACCACTTGgaattttgaataaaattgttcttataataaatgtGCATTCACGAGAAAAAAGATTGAAATTGTTCATGTAtttattgaaattgaaaatcttTGCTTTCCGTTAAACTTTTGATCTAATATTACTCTGTCGTTAGCAAATACAAAATCTTTCACCAGTTATTCCTCTGTAGAACGGTTGTTTATTCATTGATGGTTctctatttgttttttctttggtataatacataaatatacattttaacTTGGTTGCAGCTGATATCTATGCATAGTAGACACTTACAGTTATATAAAGTTGAGCAAGTAGCATACGCTCTACATTGATATGTACTAGCACGGTTAGTACAACTCATGATAGACATATACCCGAACTACACAAGCGATGATGATACAAAGAGGAGCTCGGGAGTATCATACGTGCTATATAGTTGAACAAGTaggataatatattttttcataactaATTGTGTAAAGAATTTTGAGAATTAGAATGGCCGGTGTATCTACCATATCCacaatttttttccctttttgattGAAAACCATAGTTGAACAAGATTTACTCTATTAAGGTTGACTTGGccattaaataatttataaacagAAAATCCAGCATATATCTGCCAATACTTTAATGGACTAATAACTAGCTTTGCACATTTAGCcaatatatcaaattttatcatttgaactagaattattttttatggcaCTATATATTTGAACACATAGAGGTAGGTGATAATATagaatgaaataataaaagCGCTATGAAGATGCAAAATAAATTAGTCATTATAAGTTTCAAGGAACatttaccaaccaaatataaattcaagatAGGGATACAATAATTATACCAAAAAACTTATGTATATACTATATATTCTATTATTATGGAAGAAAAATGATCAATTCCATGTCCTATTACAAATAATCTTTTAGCTTATCACCAATTTTAGGAAATCGATAAATTATAACCAAGAAAGGAGTAATATTTTGTTCTATTCAAACTATGAAACATTCAATTAAATCGAGCTACCACACAAAAGTACGATGAGGTAAATAAGATGTTTTCCTCCTTAATCAGAGAATTTGTGTTCAAGTCCTTTTAATAAGAAAAATCTTCGTACATGACACTTCCCACCTTTAATATGTTATACATAACACAAATGTAAATTAGCTTGAACCTCAAAGCGATAAAAGCATATtaaagatttgaagtttatgaatttAGAATTCTATCTCTTTTTAGTTTGGGAAGTGCACGGGTACCAGTGGACAATGTTAGTCATATAGCTTCTAAAGTTAGTCTGACCAAAGTCTAACTTCATACACAATGTCTGAAATTTCATATGACTGAAGTTCAATCATTTTTGCTTAAATTTTAACTATATATGTGTCTGAAGTTCGATTATTTTTGTTTCACTTCAATCATGTTTGCTTGAACTTAAGTTACATATCacttatttttagttagtttagaCTTGCTTCAGCCATTTTTCTCTAACATCAACAATTCCTGTCCGAACTTCATGCACATAAAGTTGAAGTACTTCAAGCAAAAATATATGACTAAAATCCAATCATTTTTGCTTTTAACTTCAAGCAGGAAAACATAAACTTCACTCATATATTTGACTTTATCAAGACTAATATAATCTCAAATACCGCATGTCCGATGTGAATATATTtgtaagaaaatttaaaaggtGATACAAATTAAATGAAAGTGTCAAAACAGTTTGTCCCGTGATTCAAAGTATAATACAAACTTTGGATCAAAGCTATTGATTCAACCAAATACATGTCCTCAATTGTGAACTCGGCCCCTAAAAATGAGTACCGAACActgaatagaaaaaaaatcaaatcaagcTAAGTTTGTGCACGATTTGATAATTTCATTGTCATGACAGACTGTGTTCATAAAGGGAATTCATGTTCATAGTAGTCCTTTTCTTTATGAATGTTGTCCTTGTTGTCTAAGACCCACCACATCCTCCCCCCTGCACGACATTTACAACCTCCTCTCCCATTCCTCATAAATCTAATACATGAATGAAAAcacgcaaaaaaaaaaaaaaaaaagaagaagaaaaaaagataaaagatatagaaatgatggaaagtcaaaatattttttttacaagttCAGTTGATTTGCAATAATTTCTTGTGCCAAAAGTTTATTGGAGCCCTTTTACCTCTAAGATAAAAATAAGGTATACGTACAGTTTATTCATTTTGGAACTACACTagatatattgttattgttagtTGATTTATAATAAACTTCAGACATACGATaataaagttgaaaattttgtatatttgatgtttggtttaagttaagacttgGTAGTCTCAAATTTTAGACATGCATAGGTGAAGTTTGAATCATCAAAGTTAATTTCCACTGTTACTTTAACTAGGATAAACTAGTATGTCTTTTCATGTTTCTAGTCGAATAAGACTAGTTTAACTACCATTTTTAGGGATTTTAATTTCGGAAGACTTGTCTTACCTCAATGTCTAAATCAATAATAGGTGGAGTCGAAAAAGAATTTGTCTTGCGGAGAATTTTTAAAACCATAATCGCCCCCACTCCCTTTATCCCACCGTTCTACCTCCTGTCATAATGATTTGTCTCGTCAATTTTACCTCTAAGTCATCCATTCTAATATGTCTTTACCTAACAAAATACGTCTATTTCTCCCTCTGCTTGCCTCCTAATTTTTAGACGCATTAAATTTCTTTTCATGAATATTCACTGCTGCAATATCGTACTTGAATTTCTTCCTTATATGCTTTTTTTGTGTTAAGACAATAGTCtttctcatattttatttttatataatatactcTTTTTCATTAATCACAATACACAAATGGCTTAATTTGTAGAAAagttcattttatattttatcgATTGCTTCATTTATTGTCATATTTTTCGTGCAAACTTGCTTCAATCACCTCCTGTTTGAGTCCAGGGTCTATTAGTAACAACATTTCTACGTcacaaaaataagagtaaaatatgTGTACATCTTAACCTCACCAAACTTGACTTGTGGGACTacattgagtatgttgttgtaacAGTCAAGTGGCATGCAGATTCCACACTACCTTTGCCACAAAAGGGGAAGTTCAATTTTCTTCACCCAAATAATACAAGTTTTTCTATTTGTCTAATCGATCACTTAGCAAATACCCAACAACAGaacggaaaaaaaaaacagatttaataataaacaaactTATATGGAGTAGTACATTATACAATCATAGTGTCAATGATGTAGGTAATATAGAGCCTAGCTAAAGTTTCTTCTGCAAAATCTATGCATAACCAGCCATCCCGATAGTTGAGCTAGTACGATTTGTCTTGTGAGCTGGCTGAGTAGTAGCCTTAGTGAAATACATGTAGAAATACACATTAAGGATCATGTTTGCAACGATAAAGACTGCTCCAGCAACAAAGACACCTTTCCTTAGCGTTTCGCAAGAGAAGTTTTCTGCCAAGAGCATATCACGATACTTGGTGTGGTATGCATTTTGCTTTGCTCCAGCAACAACACATGCCTCAGCAACCAGGAATGTCAGCCTGCAGATATAAATGTTTAGTATATCGTAGGATGAATCCTTTTAAGATGTCTTCGCGTGTAGTAacagaaaaaaagtaaaatctcAGGATGCTGCTTATAGATCATGTGGATCACTCCCAAAATGAAGTTCGAAAGGTATCTTAGCATTAATATTAAGAAATGATTTGCAAGATGGTGACTGCAATAACTTGATAACAAATTAGTGTACAAGGAGCAAAGACAATGTGAAGAGTGCAAATGTTTAATGATCATACACCATGGAGCATTCTAAATTGAGACAAGCGTTTAGATAAATGGAACTTCTTTTCCAGAATAACAAACATGTGATCTGATTTgctttcaaaatataataacatGTCAGAGGGCAGAATTATGCACATCTATATATGCCAGCAGAAGATAGTTTGATGCTGATTGTTGACTGGATTACCATAAAAATGTAGTTCATATGGGACTTTTACTTCTACATAAATAAATGTGGTAAAGAAGTGTAATGATGAGACTCGCACCATGATGATACGAAGTATATAATGGTCCATGCACGATTTGAACCAGGAGATAAAGGTCTTCCGAAGCACATGCATTTTGTCACTCCCATAAGCAATGCCTCACCTGAAAGAAGAAACAAGAAAGCACCTACTCCATATCCAGTGGCAACGTCTGAGGTGTAAACACAATATGTACGATTGGTAATAGTATCATCATGCAGAGTACCCTGTCAAAAGGAACCAAATTATACAGCTAATGAGCAAGGTACAAATCACAAAGTTGATTAGTAGTTTAAGTCAGTCTAATCAGAGACTGCCATAACAGCCTGTCTCAGTGCCTAATCTACTAAATCAATTGGTTGCAAAGTTTGATTGATTTATCGGAGTTTTCTCGTCACTGCTCTATTTCATCCAACTTGCAGCCCCTTGAGAAGTTTTTTCATACAATTACCaagtttaatatatttttttccatggATAGCAAGACAACTAGACTAGACATCAGTCTACCATTCCTAATTTTGAACCAAGAAATCTATTGGGGCTTAACACCTTCTCATCTCTTGTTTCCTTTTTTGCCTTAAGCAATTGCAACACCTTCAAGTGTCATATAATGAGCTGCAATATTATAGATGGATTCACAGTCATCAAAAGCTGTGTTCATAAACTCACTTATTCATTCAACATCTTTCAGCTCATATAATTTCCAAAACACCCTTGGTTAATTGTTATTTTCAATTCACTTTTACAAAATAATCCCTTGAGAGGCATCATCcatctttttttccctttctgcTTTAATAACAGAAGGTTCATAAGTCTACTCAAAAGTGATACATCCAAATGTCTTCATTATAAATGAGCAAGAAACAGAGAGTGTTAGCTTTTCACATAACTGAATATTATTATCACAACTTAATAGACTCATGTGCTAGACAATTCAATACAAGTAATCATTCCATACATCTCAGGCAAGCTGGAAAAGGGGCACATCCCACAGAAACTTTTGTTCCAAGCCTCCAGTgagggaaaaaaaaggaaatttctTCCAAATTCATTTCCCCCTACTCATAATTGTAGGCTCTCAACTGACTTccacattattattttatcatccAGCTGACAGAATGTGATTGTACTTCTGTTTGCAATGATACTGATTCATGTTTTACAGATAGTTAAATTGAAACTCATTATGACAGTAAAGTATAGACTATGAATAAAAATTGAACCCTTTGGCTTCATAATAAGGGTTTCCCTTGCATTATATATAGTACAGAAGTTATCCCTGCTTATAGTGATCCTCAACATCAGATGAAAGTTCAAAGTCATTAATCCTACCAGATAGATAATTATTCTTGGGGGTAAATCTCAACCTCCATCCTTGGTTTTTTAAAATCAAGAGGGCAAATCTTAACCTCCATTAATATCTTTCCTGATTAGAGATATAAGACTAAAGAAATATCATGACTCTTGAATTAACTATTCACATGCTACAGAAACTCTTTAACTGCACCTGCATCACTGGTACTTCCTTTTTCTTATCTGCCACATTCTGGTGACAGCACTCTAGTCGCCAACCCCTATGTTTAAAAAGCACAGCATTTTAAGCAAACTCTATCTTATTGCATCATACTGCTAACTACCACAAAAAATGCATGGAATCATGCAACAACTGCGAGCACTTGAGATAATGAAAAAAACAGGATTTATGCAACTGCTGCGATGACTTATGAGAATGCAAAACCAACCTAAGGAAAAAGAATATTAGAGTTATGATCACTTCATCCCTCTAGACTCACTGAGACAACTCACAATATTTCTCCCCACTGCAACTCCTCATCTGAACAATTGCCGCCATTTCCTGTTTATTTCTCCGGTGGGAGTGTTTGGTAAGTTTCTGTTtacttcattttcttattttaatcgATAGCCAAAGAGAAATGCTGTTGACGGGGATAGAAACAATTTCTTAGTAAAGGACATATAGGAATTATATTAACAGATGTAGTCAATAGTAGAGTATAAATCAAGTGCCCCATCATTATACTAGGTAGAAGTTCTTAAACATAAGTGATTTATCTAAGTTGGACATAAGGTGAAAAGTTCTTTAAAAAAGTAAACATTCACCATCCATAGGTCCATACAGATTAGGGACTATAGCTGCTAATAATTCTTAGTTCTGATTATAACTCAAAGCAATTCGAGAAGAATGAAATGAGATAAGGgaaaatagaaaatgaagaagagcTTCAAGTGATTTATTTCGTGGGCAATAAGAGTTCTTCTTTACATTTCATAGATGCATTTTACAAGTGTCGGCAGTAGGATGAGTAGTTTGAATGAATATAAAAGTTCATTCTGTTGGAGAGGAAGATCAAGAAAATGGTACAATGCTCGAGGCGTATGAAAACAAATTTCCTTAATAACGTTTTGCCCCACCAGATAATGAAATAATTCAGCATATCCTCTAGGATTCAATAAGCCTTTTTCTACAAGAGGGAACAtcaaaatttatacaaacaaacaagTCCGGTAGAGAAAAGaatagaacaaataaaaatttgcaGGGGATAATGATTCGGCCAGAGAGAGTGTGTGAATCAACTCTATAATCACACGCTCTTTAACCTAATCATTCGTCTCCAGCGATTATTATTCCCTACAAAATCTTACTTgttccttctcttctttttctttactgGGCGTGTTTGTttgtgtatttaaattttgatattcctGTTCCCCTCTATTTGTAGAGGGAGGCTTGTTGAATCCTAGGAGGATTAGCCTAATATTTCATTATGTGGTGGGGATGAAATATCCTTAAGATTGATGGAGAGAAAGATCATGCAAATGGTGATGCTTGAGGCATGTGAAAATACACTATCCTTCGATCTAAAAATTAGTTATCCTGGTGCATATCCAGTGTCAGATCGTTATGGTTTTGATGTTGGATTAATTCAATTGACCTGGAAACCAAGTTCACTTGTATGAGAAGGATCTCACACTCCCATCAGATAATACAGAACAAACATTTCAATAAGACATAATTCAGTAATGAAGCACAACCAAAGGACAATCTGAATCATTCCAAATAAACTGAAAAATCTTTAAATAGTACAACAATGTACCAATGTAATCTCACAAGTACGGTTTGGGGAGGGTAAGATGTACACAAACCTTACATCTACCTTGTGgaggtagagaagttgtttctaatagaccctcggctcaaaagAATCTTTAAGTAGTACAAATCATCTATTTTTCTACCATCCATAGGCATTGATGATCCATTTCAACAGAGCATAGCTGCTATGAAACACGATCCTCTGGGCTCTGACTCAGTTAGCAATAACAGTGTCACTAATAACAAGTTTATTGGTGTTCAATCATTTCTTCAAACTTCTCACAGACTGGAATCATTTCTCCATCATACACTAGCATCTTGATCTAAGAAGTTTAACCACACGTTAATTACGTTCTGTAAATTTGTGTAATGGATAATTGGCGTAAATCTTTTCTCATTTTCAAATCCTACAAGTTTTCACCAATGGATATCCACAACACAGTTTTAAGTTGAGAAtacaattaactaataaaagtaTGTTCTCTCTAACAGCTTAAGCTTTAGATAAGATAGTCACACACTTTTAACACCAACTCTATAATGAACATATATTCAttaaccaaaccgataaataaCACTTATCGTCTACCTTTAACTATAACTACATATTCCATTACACTACGGCCAACAATCAACATAAATAACACTTACACCAAACGAATTAACTATAAGAGTTAACAAATGCAGCAATTTCAGATCTTAAAAAAGCAAGCATTCAATAGCACAACACAATTACACAATATACACAAATTCGCGCTGGATCTAACTAAGTTTAAGCTCAATTTACACTCATGAGctacatatatacacaaaaaaaaaaggtaaaagcAGTAGATAGAGTAGATGAAAGAGGAGAAGTGATTACAGTGCTCCGGCGACGTTCGGCGGCAATGGCGAATCCGAAAGCGATTAAGCTCAGTACAATTACTAGTAGATGAACAAGGGAAGATCCTCTGCCTTCCGCCATTTCTCAAAGCTTCGATTTAGGGCTTTTCACTTCAGTTTAAGAGTGTGTGTGAACTGTGTGTTCTTAGTGAGTGTGTTTTGTGTTGAGTACTTTTTTGAGCAGTGTTTAAAGGTGGGAAATAGAAATTAAAAGGCgtgaaaaagaagaggaaagtaCTCACGCGATGTCAAGGAGCGTTTAGTATACGCGATGGGATTTTGGTCTCTGCAAACTGCTGTTATTTTGACTTGTGTCTCACTCGCCGgtgattaaatttatttatgggGAATGATAAAATGTGAGCGTCCTCATCTTTTGTGGTGGGGCACCTGTACATTTGGGAGTGTTAGGTAGCTCGTTCGGGGTGAGTTATGCTGATATTAAGTTATGTATAAGTAATATTGTGTTTGGTTGCTAGTAAagagataaaattaaaatagtatttgatttgtaatttaaaaatgCTCACAACTAATACATTATGAAATCGTTTGGTTGGAAATAAGTTATCTCCGAATAAATTAtcatgaaataagttatttcatcatgtatgaaataacttattcaataattaatgtataaatGGTGGAATAAGTAATGTCATGACTACCTAATACCTCCGACCAAACACAGAATAAAATAGTCATAcattttattcttgaaattattatatcttatatgTCACAACAAACGACTCCTATAAATTATGCATGATAGAAGGTAATAACTAATCACTACATAATtaatattcatataaaataaagagtATATGATTCTCCTATAACTAATTTCTATATTATAAACATTTGAATAATTCTAATCGACTACCAAGAGTGACTCTTGTTGTTTAACTTCCTATGAGCATGGCAccgtttttgaaaattttgattcacTAATCAACCTTGTACTACTCAGTACTTAATCTCAATTTtccaacaataacaataatatatttagtgtaaTCTCATGAATCGAGATTAAAAAAACCAACGTGTACattaattttacccttattttgtgaaataaagatattatttttgcAATAAATCCTCCTAACTACTAAGTACTAAAAAGCAAATAATGACCCAAACAAGAAAGAAGACCCATTTTACAGGTCCAGCTAAATTAACTCGAACAAGCTCCCAGAACCCAAATCAATCGGGCCTGTTTCAATTTGAATTGGCCCATTTCAGGAATCTGAATGTTGCGGGTTTTGTGTTTTTGGAAGTTAATTGAAAATCTCATGAGAAAACGTTAGATCTACttctaattttattatatattatataaattattgagCATGTTAGACAGTTGTCTAATGTTTCACTTGTAAgattgataaatatattataatatatatatatatataaaaggttGTCTAGAAAGAGTCCTAATTGCTATGTATACACAACTTTTAACAATAGAAACAAAATCTAAAACGATAACTCAAACAAGTCACATTTGTCAAAATCCTAGTCGCTTTATCGTGAAGCAAGTCCATTCCAATATGtgatttaactttttatttccATTCGATTTTTCGGTATTCACATTAGAATTCGATTAAATCTGATGTTCCCTAATTTCATACTCAAAGAGATTCGAATTGGAGACCTCTGTTAAAGACGAAGAAGTACTTAACACTCCACCACAACTCTTGTTGATGGTCCATATATTCCAATATCTACTCATTATGAGCCGTAAAATCAGTCACTAATACTTGTATCAGGGTAGACTGTCTATATTACTCATTAAAGATGTGATCCTTTTCTGAGAGCCTGTGTGAATGCAAAAAATTTAGTGCACTAGACTGTCCctatataatttgttttgttattacTATCATGTTGCAATTCCCTCAGTTTGTTCATAACTTCTTGACATTCCAATGAGACAAGAAATTCCATAAACACATTTAAATCCTTTGTCACCAGTTTTATGAATTGAAATCAAATagtaacaacaaaaaaaattc
The DNA window shown above is from Solanum stenotomum isolate F172 chromosome 6, ASM1918654v1, whole genome shotgun sequence and carries:
- the LOC125866899 gene encoding uncharacterized protein LOC125866899 translates to MAEGRGSSLVHLLVIVLSLIAFGFAIAAERRRSTGTLHDDTITNRTYCVYTSDVATGYGVGAFLFLLSGEALLMGVTKCMCFGRPLSPGSNRAWTIIYFVSSWLTFLVAEACVVAGAKQNAYHTKYRDMLLAENFSCETLRKGVFVAGAVFIVANMILNVYFYMYFTKATTQPAHKTNRTSSTIGMAGYA